The following are encoded in a window of Arthrobacter woluwensis genomic DNA:
- a CDS encoding NAD(P)/FAD-dependent oxidoreductase — protein MHTTVFERNVPQPAVVARSLEGAVHRPFWIDDLGPDVTRYPQLEGDASAALVIVGGGYTGLWTALRAKEREPERSVILLEGERIAWAASGRNGGFCEASLTHGYENGKSRWPQEIETLERLGLENLERMQEAIERYGMDCEWERTGELNVAVEPHQLEWLAEESGGHVLNREATRAEVNSPTFLGSVWLKDSVAMVHPYKLATELARVVTELGVTIHEGTRVRELVDVDGGVDVVTDRGTVRAGQVVLGTNVFPSLLKRNALMTVPVYDYALMTEPLSQEQLEAIGWTNRQGIGDMANQFHYYRITQDNRILFGGYDALYFWGRRVDEGHEYQPETWERLASHFFTTFPQLEGVKFTHKWAGPIDSSTQFCAFFGTARKDRVAYAAGFTGLGVGATAFAADVLLDLLSGADTERTRVEMVRKRPLPFPPEPFASVGINLTRWSMDRADHNEGKRNFILKALDAVGLGFDS, from the coding sequence GTGCATACCACCGTTTTCGAACGGAACGTCCCCCAGCCCGCCGTCGTCGCGCGTTCTCTGGAAGGGGCCGTTCACCGGCCGTTCTGGATCGACGACCTGGGTCCGGACGTGACCCGCTACCCGCAGCTGGAAGGCGACGCGAGCGCCGCCCTGGTGATCGTGGGCGGCGGTTACACGGGCCTGTGGACCGCCCTGCGGGCCAAGGAACGTGAACCGGAGCGCAGCGTCATCCTGCTCGAGGGCGAGCGGATCGCCTGGGCTGCGTCCGGCCGGAACGGCGGCTTCTGCGAGGCCAGCCTGACCCACGGCTACGAGAACGGCAAGAGCCGCTGGCCGCAGGAGATCGAGACCCTCGAACGGCTGGGTCTGGAGAACCTTGAGCGCATGCAGGAGGCGATCGAACGCTACGGCATGGACTGCGAATGGGAGCGGACCGGCGAGCTGAACGTCGCCGTCGAGCCCCATCAGCTGGAGTGGCTGGCGGAGGAGAGCGGTGGCCACGTGCTGAACCGGGAGGCCACGCGGGCCGAGGTCAACTCGCCCACGTTCCTCGGCTCGGTCTGGCTCAAGGACTCCGTGGCCATGGTGCACCCGTACAAGCTCGCCACCGAACTCGCCCGGGTGGTCACCGAGCTGGGCGTGACGATCCATGAGGGCACCCGCGTGCGGGAGCTGGTGGACGTCGACGGCGGCGTGGACGTCGTGACGGACCGAGGCACCGTGCGCGCCGGGCAGGTGGTGCTGGGGACCAACGTGTTCCCGTCGCTGCTCAAGCGCAACGCGCTCATGACGGTGCCGGTCTACGACTACGCCCTCATGACGGAGCCCCTGAGCCAGGAGCAGCTCGAGGCCATCGGCTGGACGAACCGGCAGGGCATCGGGGACATGGCCAACCAGTTCCACTATTACCGGATCACTCAGGACAACCGGATCCTGTTCGGCGGCTACGACGCGCTGTACTTCTGGGGCCGTCGCGTGGACGAGGGGCACGAGTACCAGCCGGAGACGTGGGAGCGGCTGGCCTCGCACTTCTTCACCACGTTCCCCCAGCTGGAGGGCGTGAAGTTCACGCACAAGTGGGCGGGACCCATCGACTCCAGCACCCAGTTCTGCGCCTTCTTCGGCACAGCGCGGAAGGACCGGGTGGCCTACGCCGCCGGGTTCACCGGCCTGGGCGTGGGCGCCACCGCCTTCGCCGCCGACGTCCTGCTGGACCTGCTGAGCGGCGCGGACACCGAACGGACCCGCGTGGAGATGGTCCGCAAGCGGCCCCTGCCGTTCCCTCCGGAACCGTTCGCCTCGGTGGGGATCAACCTCACCCGCTGGTCGATGGACCGCGCCGACCACAACGAGGGCAAGCGCAACTTCATCCTCAAGGCCCTCGACGCAGTCGGGCTGGGCTTCGACTCCTGA
- a CDS encoding dipeptide ABC transporter ATP-binding protein, which produces MSHLLEVQDFTLGFAGRDPLLDRVSLHVDDGEAVALVGESGSGKSLTTRAALGLLPERAQHSGLVSVRGLDTLTAGRQQLLDLRRQRASMIFQDPRAGINPVRTVGDFLTETLVRWRGLSRAEATERAVTQLEQVGLRRAKDLVNQYPHQLSGGMLQRVMIAAALLDSPELLLCDEPTTALDVTTQAGIVRLLRDEQQARGMGMLFITHDLNLAASLCERVYVLRRGKVVEHGRTRDVFVSPQQEYTRELVGATPTIDLDRIPAPPAPSAEAPLLEVSGLSKRYELAHGEVITALDDAAFTLPRGGSLGVVGESGSGKSTLARLVVALETPSDGELHLDGTERPARPLKASERKLLAKDVQIVFQDPYLSLDPRIPVGHAVADVFRLHRKQSRKAAADSARELLERVGIGPERFGSKPRALSGGQRQRVALAKALAAQPRLLVLDEATSALDVSVQAQVLSLVEELRDQLGLTILFVTHDLAVVSRICSQVLVMHQGRIVEQGPTSEVLAAPADDYTRNLLGSRPRPLWDAEPAAL; this is translated from the coding sequence ATGAGTCACTTGCTGGAAGTGCAGGATTTCACCCTCGGTTTCGCGGGACGCGACCCGCTGCTGGACCGCGTCTCCCTCCACGTCGACGACGGCGAGGCCGTGGCGCTCGTGGGCGAGTCCGGTTCGGGGAAGTCGCTGACCACGCGGGCCGCCCTGGGACTCCTCCCGGAACGCGCCCAGCACTCCGGGCTGGTGTCCGTCCGGGGCCTCGACACCCTCACGGCGGGCCGCCAGCAGCTCCTGGACCTGCGCCGCCAGCGGGCGTCCATGATCTTCCAGGATCCCCGCGCGGGCATCAACCCGGTGCGCACCGTGGGCGACTTCCTGACGGAGACCCTGGTCCGCTGGCGCGGCCTCTCCCGCGCCGAGGCCACCGAACGGGCCGTGACCCAGCTGGAGCAGGTCGGCCTGCGCCGCGCCAAGGACCTGGTAAACCAGTACCCGCATCAGCTGTCCGGCGGCATGCTGCAGCGCGTCATGATCGCGGCCGCGCTCCTGGACTCCCCGGAGCTGCTCCTGTGCGACGAGCCCACCACGGCGCTCGACGTCACCACGCAGGCCGGGATCGTCCGGCTCCTGCGGGACGAGCAGCAGGCCCGCGGCATGGGCATGCTCTTCATCACCCACGACCTCAACCTCGCCGCGAGCCTGTGTGAGCGCGTCTACGTGCTCCGCCGCGGCAAGGTGGTGGAGCACGGCCGTACCCGGGACGTGTTCGTGAGTCCGCAGCAGGAGTACACGCGGGAGCTCGTGGGGGCCACCCCCACGATCGACCTGGATCGGATCCCCGCCCCGCCCGCCCCGTCGGCGGAGGCGCCGCTGCTGGAGGTCTCCGGCCTGAGCAAGCGGTACGAGCTCGCCCACGGCGAGGTCATCACGGCCCTCGACGACGCCGCGTTCACCCTGCCGCGCGGCGGCTCGCTCGGCGTGGTGGGCGAGTCCGGCTCGGGCAAGTCGACGCTGGCCCGCCTGGTGGTCGCGCTGGAGACCCCGAGCGACGGAGAGCTCCACCTGGACGGGACCGAGCGCCCGGCCCGTCCCCTGAAGGCGTCCGAACGCAAGCTCCTGGCCAAGGATGTGCAGATCGTTTTCCAGGATCCGTACCTGTCCCTGGACCCGCGGATCCCCGTCGGTCACGCCGTGGCGGACGTGTTCCGGCTGCACCGCAAGCAGTCCCGCAAGGCTGCCGCGGACAGCGCCCGTGAGCTGCTGGAACGGGTCGGCATCGGTCCGGAACGGTTCGGTTCCAAGCCGCGGGCGCTGTCCGGAGGTCAGCGTCAGCGGGTCGCGCTGGCCAAGGCCCTCGCGGCGCAGCCCCGGCTCCTGGTCCTCGACGAAGCCACGAGCGCCCTGGACGTCTCCGTGCAGGCCCAGGTGCTCTCGCTGGTCGAGGAACTCCGGGACCAGCTCGGCCTGACCATCCTCTTCGTCACCCATGACCTCGCCGTGGTGTCCCGGATCTGTTCGCAGGTCCTGGTGATGCACCAGGGCCGGATCGTCGAACAGGGCCCCACGTCCGAGGTGCTCGCCGCTCCCGCGGACGACTACACCCGGAACCTCCTCGGCTCCCGGCCGAGGCCCCTCTGGGACGCAGAACCGGCGGCCCTCTGA
- a CDS encoding ABC transporter permease, translating into MTLSMTLPQTGFRRYTSALSLTAWIAVIVTAVVVVVSVLAPTLAPYDPDYVDLDNVLAGPSAQHLLGTDALGRDLLSRLMFGGRTSLLGPTLVVLGSTVLGLLLGLAAGWSDGWLGKVLGRVFDILFAFPALLVSMLAVALFGKGLVAPIIAMTIAYVPYVARLTQGLVASERSRPYVQAYRVLGFRTPWVVLGRVLPNLIPTVGAQSALNFGYVLADLAALSFIGLGVQPPTSDWGAMIEESRGALLGGYILPAFWPALVVVVVVVAVNVIGEEISDRIGGKLS; encoded by the coding sequence ATGACCCTCTCAATGACGCTCCCGCAGACGGGGTTCCGGCGCTACACCTCCGCCCTGTCCCTCACGGCCTGGATCGCCGTGATCGTCACGGCCGTGGTGGTCGTGGTGTCCGTCCTGGCCCCGACGCTCGCGCCGTACGACCCGGACTACGTCGACCTGGACAACGTGCTCGCCGGTCCCAGCGCCCAGCACCTCCTCGGCACCGACGCCCTGGGCCGTGACCTGCTCAGCCGCCTCATGTTCGGCGGCCGGACCTCACTGCTCGGCCCCACGCTCGTGGTGCTCGGCTCCACGGTCCTCGGTCTGCTGCTCGGCCTGGCCGCCGGCTGGTCCGACGGCTGGCTCGGCAAGGTCCTGGGCCGCGTGTTCGACATCCTCTTCGCCTTCCCGGCCCTGCTGGTGTCGATGCTCGCCGTGGCGCTGTTCGGCAAGGGTCTCGTGGCACCGATCATCGCCATGACGATCGCCTACGTCCCCTATGTGGCGCGTCTGACCCAGGGCCTCGTGGCCTCGGAACGGTCCCGCCCGTACGTCCAGGCGTACCGGGTGCTCGGCTTCCGGACGCCGTGGGTGGTCCTGGGCCGGGTGCTGCCGAACCTGATCCCCACCGTGGGGGCCCAGTCGGCGCTGAACTTCGGCTACGTCCTGGCGGACCTCGCGGCCCTGTCCTTCATCGGCCTCGGCGTCCAGCCGCCCACGAGCGACTGGGGCGCCATGATCGAGGAGTCCCGGGGGGCTCTGCTGGGCGGCTACATCCTGCCGGCGTTCTGGCCGGCGCTCGTGGTGGTCGTCGTCGTGGTCGCCGTGAATGTCATCGGCGAGGAGATCTCGGATCGGATCGGAGGCAAGCTCTCATGA
- a CDS encoding ABC transporter permease — protein MTAVDVKPSPDSPGPGGSGASGGADGPGVPGASGKARRRKGGSRPRFVLVKIGTLLLTLFVASLAVFFSRFLVPGDPARFLLRGRSPKPEALAEITRQYGLDKPPWEQYVNWLGGILHGDWGRSLTYRQDVSDVLLNRLPTTLQLVALAAVFITVLGLLAGIIASLNKGFGDKFILISLTAAGAVPPFVAAIGLVAVFSVNLGWFPSFGSGDGFWDRIWHLTLPALALGVTYIAFVARVTRSSMNEQLIREHVEVATSRGLTRPTVVLRHVLRNALGPILTVSGVLIAGLLVSSAIIEQTFGLTGIGQLLVQSIDRLDFGVVQAIVMVVVTAFVVVNTVVDLVQPLIDPRIAAGSETR, from the coding sequence ATGACTGCTGTTGACGTGAAACCCTCGCCCGACTCCCCGGGCCCCGGCGGCTCCGGCGCGTCCGGCGGCGCGGATGGCCCCGGCGTTCCGGGCGCCTCCGGCAAGGCCCGCAGACGCAAGGGCGGTTCCCGGCCGCGGTTCGTGCTCGTGAAGATCGGCACGCTGCTGCTGACCTTGTTCGTGGCATCGCTCGCGGTGTTCTTCTCCCGCTTCCTGGTCCCCGGCGACCCGGCCCGCTTCCTGCTGCGCGGCCGCAGTCCCAAGCCGGAGGCGCTCGCGGAGATCACCCGCCAGTACGGCCTCGACAAGCCGCCGTGGGAGCAGTACGTGAACTGGCTCGGCGGCATCCTGCACGGCGACTGGGGCCGGTCCCTGACCTACCGGCAGGACGTCTCGGACGTGCTGCTCAACCGGCTCCCCACCACCTTGCAGCTCGTGGCGCTCGCCGCCGTGTTCATCACGGTCCTGGGTCTGCTGGCCGGCATCATCGCGAGCCTCAACAAGGGGTTCGGCGACAAGTTCATCCTCATCTCCCTCACCGCGGCCGGCGCGGTCCCGCCCTTCGTGGCGGCCATCGGCCTGGTGGCGGTGTTCTCCGTCAACCTCGGCTGGTTCCCCTCCTTCGGCAGCGGTGACGGCTTCTGGGACCGGATCTGGCATCTCACCCTGCCGGCCCTGGCCCTCGGCGTCACGTACATTGCGTTCGTGGCCCGGGTGACGCGCTCCTCCATGAACGAACAGCTCATCCGGGAACACGTCGAGGTGGCCACGAGCCGCGGCCTGACGCGTCCCACGGTGGTCCTGCGCCACGTGCTGCGGAACGCCCTGGGCCCCATCCTCACGGTGAGCGGCGTCCTGATCGCCGGCCTCCTGGTCTCCAGCGCCATCATCGAGCAGACTTTCGGCCTCACCGGGATCGGCCAGCTCCTGGTCCAGTCCATCGACCGGCTGGACTTCGGCGTGGTGCAGGCCATCGTCATGGTGGTGGTCACGGCGTTCGTCGTGGTCAACACCGTGGTGGACCTGGTCCAGCCCCTCATCGACCCTCGTATCGCCGCTGGATCGGAGACCCGATGA